The Flavobacterium psychrotrophum region AACGCAAGCGGGTCCGGTACTTATTACCGTAAACCTTACTACAAATACCTACACCATTACACCAATAAACTGGAGCGTTACCGGCAGTACCATTGCTAACGGCTGGAATGGCGATGCGCCACTTACTTACCAGGGTAATGGTATATGGAGTGCTACGTTAGACATGAATGTTGTAGGTACAGATACCAACCCAAGGTTTGTATTTAAAGGCAACCAGTCTTGGAGTTATGTGTTTAAAAAAGTAACAGGCAGCCAGCATTCAGTTGCGCTTGAAGCACAGGCGGGAGAGTTTGGCATTGCGCTTCAGGATATCGACCTTACCTATGGTAATTTTATCATTACCCTTAACCTTGCAGATTATACCTATGGTATAGCGTGTGTGGCGGTAGACGAAAACAAGATCGCCTTTATGGGATCTAGCGTAATGAATGGCCAGGGCGGTACTAACATGCAGGGCTATGCATACCTGTACAACCAGATACTTGCACAAAGGGCTACCGAAGGAAGTCCGGCATTTTACAGGTACAATGTTTCGGTTAACGGAAACAACACTACCGCAGCACTGGCTCGCGTAGAAAAAGATATGCTGGGCAGTTGTTCTGCTTATGTGGTGTATGGCCTTGCCCTGGGCAACGAAGGCATTCACGAAAACGGACAACCGGCTTACGACAGCTACAATACCAACTTACGACGCCTTATTCAGTTAGCGCGCGATAACGGTAAAACACCGGTAGTGGTAAACAACTATGTAAGGGCAGATTATACCGCTGCTGATTACAACTTTGTAAAACAAATGAACCTTGCTATGGCACAGTGGGATGTACCAAGTATAAACACACTGGGCGCTACAGACAACGGTACCGGAAACTGGGTAGAAGGTTACTGGTGGGATGCACTGCATCCTAACGATGCAGGCCATGCAGAAATGGCGTATGCCATAGTACCATCTTTATTTGATGCGCTTGAGGCAGAAAAACCACAGCCGGTATATACCGCAACAACATCGGTAACACCAGATCCTGTTACAGGCGGCGGTAAGCTTACCTTTACTCCGGAAAATACAATCCATCCTTTTACAACATCCTTTGGTATAAAAACTACAGGTACCGGAAACCTGCTGGCATTTACTACAAATGGTACTGCTACAGGCAGCCTTTCTATAACAGCTGAAGGATATGTACGTTATACTTCGCCGGCAGGCACAACTATTACAGGCACAACGGTTGTAAACAATGGCGAATGGCACACCATAACCCTTACGCATTACTATGCATGGGGTAATACCCAGCTGTATGCAGATGCAGTGGCACAGGGCAATGTAAGCGAGCAGCTTCAGGCTAAGGCATTCAGCCTGCACGGTACTGCTGCCCCGGCAAACATTCAATACCGCAACTGGTTCTTTTACCGTTCGGGTATGAACAACCTTGAGGTAGAAGCACTGCACAATGGTACCATGCTTAAATCGAGCCTTGAGCTGTATGCCCCGTTAAATGACGAAGCTGCAACTCCGGAAGCGATGTTTGCTAACCTTGCACAAAGCACTAATACTATAGATGCTACGGGATTTACAGCATTGGGTACTAATACCGTGGTGGCAGATAACAGCACGATGACGGCTTATCCTAACCCTACAAGCGATATTCTTACCATAAATACGCGTGCAAACGTGATGGCA contains the following coding sequences:
- a CDS encoding T9SS type A sorting domain-containing protein → MKKLLLLCGLALAGYMQGQTLQQSMYVDFGPTGGTGGGITPSPDANGHYWNNATNGALNATLDIFNSNNADTGIDMTVTDNFVVNTTTNYGPTAPAAALLGDLAIGTATQDYFYLESGGSANATGQLTLSGLNPQKGYKFYVFGSRPTSNTRISGYTFTGLNSFTGQLQTSNGTTGNLDTILATTMLSPTADGRITINVAILQNAFAYLNILKVEEYTDLPVVDVTAITVTGTDITVSGQNSQMVAAIAPSNATFSNVSWTTSNSSVAVISSSGVLMPVGNGTVTVTATSAQNTAITGTATINVSNQNTALYFSGTATENGDNTATAIPMHMVTGTQGTVSNVFEIYTSLNEAGTFNFYTSQAAGATVFGAGSAAGTLTAAGAGIDPTQAGPVLITVNLTTNTYTITPINWSVTGSTIANGWNGDAPLTYQGNGIWSATLDMNVVGTDTNPRFVFKGNQSWSYVFKKVTGSQHSVALEAQAGEFGIALQDIDLTYGNFIITLNLADYTYGIACVAVDENKIAFMGSSVMNGQGGTNMQGYAYLYNQILAQRATEGSPAFYRYNVSVNGNNTTAALARVEKDMLGSCSAYVVYGLALGNEGIHENGQPAYDSYNTNLRRLIQLARDNGKTPVVVNNYVRADYTAADYNFVKQMNLAMAQWDVPSINTLGATDNGTGNWVEGYWWDALHPNDAGHAEMAYAIVPSLFDALEAEKPQPVYTATTSVTPDPVTGGGKLTFTPENTIHPFTTSFGIKTTGTGNLLAFTTNGTATGSLSITAEGYVRYTSPAGTTITGTTVVNNGEWHTITLTHYYAWGNTQLYADAVAQGNVSEQLQAKAFSLHGTAAPANIQYRNWFFYRSGMNNLEVEALHNGTMLKSSLELYAPLNDEAATPEAMFANLAQSTNTIDATGFTALGTNTVVADNSTMTAYPNPTSDILTINTRANVMADTIQVYNSLGMEVATAIHSRTINLSRLQAGVYIVKVKAGNATGVIKVVKK